Proteins from one Dermacentor variabilis isolate Ectoservices chromosome 1, ASM5094787v1, whole genome shotgun sequence genomic window:
- the LOC142590061 gene encoding alanine--glyoxylate aminotransferase 2, mitochondrial isoform X2: protein MRGETVGFLPISNTCFQQVHRQLCKTSGRKKMHLKHFVLRAVRPEWVIKATRQMTTSIPEIPPCDVKPKPYQGKPWAEIVALRKHHLNPSLSSNLLYKEPLLFTQGHMQWLWDHKGKRYLDMFAGIVTVSVGHCHPKVVAAAENQLNQLWHTSNLYLYPSVHEFAEKLAAKMPGDLKVCYFTNSGSEANDLAMMMARLYTGAYDIIALRNAYHGMSPYCASLCAVGNFKHHIPSSFGVFHAMNPDPYRGVWGGSKCRDSPVQAHRTCSCGTECQAASHYANQLSEVLQQCVSKKRVAAFFAESIQGVGGSVQYPRGYLKKAYNLIKNKGGLFVADEVQTGFGRTGDHFWGFEGHGIMPDIVTMAKGIGNGFPLAAVITTPEIAKALDAASFFNTFGGNPVATAVGSAVVDVLDEDGCMENSRVTGTQLLHALELLRKEYCVVGDVRGKGLMIGVELVENRETKVPLAATKVNAILEDCREMGLLIGKGGQHGHVLRIKPPMCITEADVAFTAAVLKTAIARVQQQ, encoded by the exons ATGCGTGGCGAAACCGTTGGTTTTCTGCCAATTTCGAACACTTGCTTCCAACAAGTCCACCGACAGTTGTGTAAAACGAGCGGCCGCAAGAAAATGCACCTAAAACATTTCGTGCTTCGTGCGGTTAGACCTGAGTGGG TTATTAAAGCCACACGGCAAATGACAACATCTATTCCGGAAATCCCACCATGTGATGTGAAGCCAAAGCCCTACCAG GGAAAACCATGGGCAGAAATTGTGGCCCTGCGAAAGCACCACTTGAATCCAAGTCTGAGCAGCAACCTCTTGTACAAGGAACCCTTGCTGTTCACACAGGGCCACATGCAGTGGCTCTGGGATCACAAGGGGAAACGCTACCTTGACATGTTTGCTGGCATTGTTACAGTCAGCGTCGGTCACTGCCACCC GAAAGTAGTTGCAGCTGCTGAGAACCAACTGAACCAGCTCTGGCATACATCTAATTTGTATCTTTACCCCTCAGTGCACGAGTTTGCTGAAAAACTTGCTGCAAAGATGCCTGGTGACCTGAAA GTGTGCTACTTCACTAACAGTGGCTCAGAGGCCAATGATCTGGCCATGATGATGGCACGGCTTTACACAGGAGCATATGACATTATTGCTCTGAG AAATGCTTACCATGGCATGAGCCCATACTGTGCCAGCTTGTGTGCTGTTGGCAACTTCAAGCATCACATACCATCCAGCTTTGGCGTATTTCAT GCAATGAATCCTGATCCATATCGAGGTGTTTGGGGTGGCTCCAAGTGTCGCGACTCCCCAGTCCAGGCACACCGTACCTGTTCATGTGGTACAGAATGTCAGGCTGCCTCTCACTATGCTAACCAGCTCAGTGAAGTACTACAGCAGTGTGTCTCCAAGAAGAGGGTGGCAGCGTTTTTTGCTGAGAGCATACAG GGTGTAGGCGGCTCTGTGCAGTATCCAAGAGGCTATCTTAAGAAAGCCTACAATTTAATCAAAAATAAAGGCGGCCTTTTTGTTGCTGATGAG GTCCAAACTGGATTTGGGAGGACTGGTGACCACTTTTGGGGCTTTGAAGGTCATGGCATAATGCCAGATATTG TGACCATGGCAAAAGGCATTGGCAATGGTTTTCCACTAGCTGCAGTCATCACAACACCTGAAATTGCCAAAGCCTTGGATGCAGCTAGCTTTTTCAACACATTTGGTGGCAACCCTGTGGCAACTGCCGTTGGGTCAGCTGTTGTTGAT GTTTTGGATGAAGATGGCTGCATGGAAAACAGCCGTGTGACTGGAACTCAACTACTGCATGCCTTAGAATTACTAAGGAAAGAATACTGTGTGGTCGGTGACGTCCGAGGCAAAGGGCTCATGATTGGCGTGGAACTTGTGGAGAACAGG GAAACAAAAGTTCCTCTTGCAGCAACCAAAGTGAATGCCATCCTTGAGGACTGCCGTGAAATGGGCCTTCTTATTGGCAAGGGTGGTCAGCATGGGCAT GTGTTGAGGATCAAGCCACCAATGTGCATCACCGAGGCTGACGTGGCCTTCACGGCAGCAGTGCTCAAGACAGCCATTGCTCGTGTTCAACAGCAGTGA
- the LOC142590061 gene encoding alanine--glyoxylate aminotransferase 2, mitochondrial isoform X3: MTTSIPEIPPCDVKPKPYQGKPWAEIVALRKHHLNPSLSSNLLYKEPLLFTQGHMQWLWDHKGKRYLDMFAGIVTVSVGHCHPKVVAAAENQLNQLWHTSNLYLYPSVHEFAEKLAAKMPGDLKVCYFTNSGSEANDLAMMMARLYTGAYDIIALRNAYHGMSPYCASLCAVGNFKHHIPSSFGVFHAMNPDPYRGVWGGSKCRDSPVQAHRTCSCGTECQAASHYANQLSEVLQQCVSKKRVAAFFAESIQGVGGSVQYPRGYLKKAYNLIKNKGGLFVADEVQTGFGRTGDHFWGFEGHGIMPDIVTMAKGIGNGFPLAAVITTPEIAKALDAASFFNTFGGNPVATAVGSAVVDVLDEDGCMENSRVTGTQLLHALELLRKEYCVVGDVRGKGLMIGVELVENRETKVPLAATKVNAILEDCREMGLLIGKGGQHGHVLRIKPPMCITEADVAFTAAVLKTAIARVQQQ, encoded by the exons ATGACAACATCTATTCCGGAAATCCCACCATGTGATGTGAAGCCAAAGCCCTACCAG GGAAAACCATGGGCAGAAATTGTGGCCCTGCGAAAGCACCACTTGAATCCAAGTCTGAGCAGCAACCTCTTGTACAAGGAACCCTTGCTGTTCACACAGGGCCACATGCAGTGGCTCTGGGATCACAAGGGGAAACGCTACCTTGACATGTTTGCTGGCATTGTTACAGTCAGCGTCGGTCACTGCCACCC GAAAGTAGTTGCAGCTGCTGAGAACCAACTGAACCAGCTCTGGCATACATCTAATTTGTATCTTTACCCCTCAGTGCACGAGTTTGCTGAAAAACTTGCTGCAAAGATGCCTGGTGACCTGAAA GTGTGCTACTTCACTAACAGTGGCTCAGAGGCCAATGATCTGGCCATGATGATGGCACGGCTTTACACAGGAGCATATGACATTATTGCTCTGAG AAATGCTTACCATGGCATGAGCCCATACTGTGCCAGCTTGTGTGCTGTTGGCAACTTCAAGCATCACATACCATCCAGCTTTGGCGTATTTCAT GCAATGAATCCTGATCCATATCGAGGTGTTTGGGGTGGCTCCAAGTGTCGCGACTCCCCAGTCCAGGCACACCGTACCTGTTCATGTGGTACAGAATGTCAGGCTGCCTCTCACTATGCTAACCAGCTCAGTGAAGTACTACAGCAGTGTGTCTCCAAGAAGAGGGTGGCAGCGTTTTTTGCTGAGAGCATACAG GGTGTAGGCGGCTCTGTGCAGTATCCAAGAGGCTATCTTAAGAAAGCCTACAATTTAATCAAAAATAAAGGCGGCCTTTTTGTTGCTGATGAG GTCCAAACTGGATTTGGGAGGACTGGTGACCACTTTTGGGGCTTTGAAGGTCATGGCATAATGCCAGATATTG TGACCATGGCAAAAGGCATTGGCAATGGTTTTCCACTAGCTGCAGTCATCACAACACCTGAAATTGCCAAAGCCTTGGATGCAGCTAGCTTTTTCAACACATTTGGTGGCAACCCTGTGGCAACTGCCGTTGGGTCAGCTGTTGTTGAT GTTTTGGATGAAGATGGCTGCATGGAAAACAGCCGTGTGACTGGAACTCAACTACTGCATGCCTTAGAATTACTAAGGAAAGAATACTGTGTGGTCGGTGACGTCCGAGGCAAAGGGCTCATGATTGGCGTGGAACTTGTGGAGAACAGG GAAACAAAAGTTCCTCTTGCAGCAACCAAAGTGAATGCCATCCTTGAGGACTGCCGTGAAATGGGCCTTCTTATTGGCAAGGGTGGTCAGCATGGGCAT GTGTTGAGGATCAAGCCACCAATGTGCATCACCGAGGCTGACGTGGCCTTCACGGCAGCAGTGCTCAAGACAGCCATTGCTCGTGTTCAACAGCAGTGA